In Fluviicola taffensis DSM 16823, the following are encoded in one genomic region:
- the rimP gene encoding ribosome assembly cofactor RimP, giving the protein MISKQTVKELAEERIKERDERLFIVELTISSTNVIRLELDKTEGNVSIEDCMSVSRNIEHNLDREDADFELSVSSAGLDKPLRVHAQYVKNIGRGLDVKLKSKEKVTGTLISVDETGVVLQHEEKQAIEGKKKKELVVIENKIAFSDINEAKIVISFK; this is encoded by the coding sequence ATGATTTCAAAACAAACAGTAAAAGAATTAGCAGAAGAACGAATCAAAGAGCGCGATGAACGGTTGTTTATTGTGGAATTGACGATTAGCTCAACCAATGTGATTCGTTTGGAATTGGATAAAACGGAAGGAAACGTTTCAATCGAAGATTGTATGTCGGTTTCACGAAACATTGAACACAACTTGGATCGCGAAGATGCCGATTTTGAATTGAGTGTTTCGTCTGCAGGATTAGATAAACCGTTGCGTGTGCATGCCCAATATGTGAAGAACATTGGTCGTGGCTTGGATGTGAAATTGAAATCAAAAGAAAAAGTAACGGGAACGTTGATTTCTGTTGATGAAACTGGAGTTGTTTTGCAGCATGAAGAAAAGCAAGCAATCGAAGGGAAAAAGAAAAAGGAACTGGTGGTGATCGAAAATAAGATCGCATTTTCAGATATAAACGAAGCAAAAATTGTTATTTCATTTAAATAA
- the nusA gene encoding transcription termination factor NusA encodes MNSLELVESFSEFKELKSIDKQTMQHVLEDVFRAMLKKKFNTDEHIDVIVNIDKGDVQIFVNKEIVADGEVEDQNTEIAYSDAIKIEPDFEIGEEVSEEFRFNDFGRRNILSLRQNLISRILELEKDHLYKKYKERIGEIITGEVYQVWKKEIMVLDDENNELILPKSEQIPSDYFKKGESIRAVVSKVDMRNSSPVIILSRIAPEFLERLFELEVPEVFDGLITIKRIVREPGERAKVAVESYDDRIDPVGACVGMKGSRIHGIVRELRNENIDVINFTSNPKLFIQRALSPAKITNIEIDEEQKRASVFLKPDQVSLAIGKGGYNIRLAGKLTGFEIDVFRDGESDNEDVDLEEFADEIDSWILDELKAVGCDTAKSVLELTVADLVQRTDLEEETVQEVLRILRSEFE; translated from the coding sequence ATGAACAGCTTGGAACTAGTAGAATCGTTTTCCGAGTTCAAAGAACTCAAAAGCATCGACAAACAAACGATGCAACACGTGTTGGAAGACGTATTCCGTGCGATGTTGAAGAAAAAATTCAACACTGATGAGCACATCGATGTGATTGTAAACATTGATAAAGGAGACGTTCAGATTTTCGTGAACAAAGAAATTGTTGCTGATGGTGAAGTAGAGGATCAGAATACGGAGATCGCTTATTCGGATGCAATTAAAATTGAGCCGGATTTCGAAATCGGTGAGGAAGTATCCGAAGAATTCCGTTTCAATGACTTCGGTCGTAGAAATATCTTGTCGCTTCGTCAGAATTTGATTTCTCGTATCCTTGAATTGGAGAAAGACCATTTATACAAGAAATACAAAGAGCGTATTGGTGAAATCATCACCGGTGAGGTGTACCAAGTTTGGAAGAAAGAAATTATGGTATTGGATGATGAAAACAATGAGTTGATTCTTCCAAAATCAGAACAAATTCCTTCAGATTACTTCAAGAAAGGTGAATCTATTCGTGCAGTTGTTTCAAAAGTAGACATGCGCAATAGCTCACCAGTAATTATTCTTTCTCGTATCGCACCAGAATTCTTGGAGCGTTTGTTCGAGTTGGAAGTTCCTGAAGTATTCGACGGATTGATTACAATCAAACGCATCGTTCGTGAACCAGGAGAAAGAGCAAAAGTTGCCGTTGAATCGTACGATGATCGTATTGATCCAGTTGGAGCTTGTGTGGGAATGAAAGGTTCTCGTATTCATGGAATCGTTCGTGAGTTACGCAATGAAAACATCGATGTAATCAATTTCACAAGCAACCCGAAATTGTTTATTCAGCGTGCATTGTCTCCAGCGAAAATTACCAATATTGAAATTGATGAAGAACAAAAACGTGCAAGCGTGTTCTTGAAACCAGATCAAGTTTCTTTGGCAATTGGAAAAGGAGGATACAACATTCGTTTGGCAGGTAAATTAACAGGATTTGAAATAGATGTCTTCAGAGATGGAGAGTCTGACAACGAAGATGTTGATTTAGAAGAATTTGCAGACGAAATCGACAGCTGGATTTTGGACGAATTGAAAGCAGTTGGTTGTGATACAGCGAAATCTGTATTGGAATTAACAGTGGCAGATTTAGTACAACGTACAGATTTAGAAGAAGAAACAGTACAAGAAGTGTTGCGTATTCTTCGCTCAGAATTTGAATGA
- a CDS encoding T9SS type A sorting domain-containing protein, producing the protein MKTKILLLLLGCISSYSIYSQYSAPAAMEWATHCGASNTPDDYTTDMTADASGNIITAGYITGTAIFGSTTLMTGNLFYVSKTSPNGQILWAKEIPITVALPSVSTDASGNIYITGTLHHNGFYTYNFGSTTMNISSNESFSFIGKIDPNGNFLWAKVFNTTQSSDGRAIKADASGNIYLSTIFGSNVTIDGTPLSAGQYICKFNPSGTLIWASAIGGYAIKIDVNSTSEVYVAGSFSGNSAFAGLSSYSGSSDIFLTKLNASGVQQWVKQWGGSDSDFLGDMTLDASGNVYLCGNFQGTANFEAATYVSGGAENIFYMKTNSSGTVTWAKHLSSNGSSDMAHGIFADATGNVYLALEYRNTIQINGVGYPTYGWMDAMIVKTNSAGMPQWAYQFGGQYDDAAKGVYANASGEVFAAGEFSDEWGDWDVILDPFAGGYKDLTVFKLKMCTNQNAQIVQTGNSLSITPSISGGEYIWQTCDGTTIQGATASTFNPSSNGSYRVWINNNGCVSRTACKTFTASTVGLEETSYSFELFPNPTENEVTLQFNEQITLNELTIVTLAGQVLESIHDCSTKELTINLSKISNGTYLLKGKINGENFVRQIVKK; encoded by the coding sequence ATGAAAACAAAAATTTTACTTCTTTTATTAGGTTGCATCTCATCCTATTCTATTTATTCACAATACTCAGCTCCTGCGGCAATGGAATGGGCTACGCATTGCGGTGCTTCAAATACTCCTGATGATTACACAACTGATATGACCGCAGATGCGAGTGGCAATATTATCACAGCTGGTTATATTACTGGAACTGCCATTTTTGGCTCTACAACCCTAATGACTGGAAATCTATTTTATGTATCAAAAACAAGCCCTAACGGGCAAATCCTTTGGGCTAAAGAAATTCCGATCACAGTTGCTCTTCCAAGTGTTTCTACTGATGCAAGTGGTAATATTTACATTACAGGAACCCTTCATCATAATGGATTCTACACATATAATTTTGGAAGCACAACGATGAATATCAGTAGTAATGAATCATTTAGCTTCATAGGAAAAATTGATCCAAATGGGAATTTTCTTTGGGCTAAAGTATTTAATACCACCCAGTCTAGTGATGGTCGAGCAATTAAAGCTGATGCATCTGGCAATATTTATCTGAGTACCATTTTTGGAAGCAATGTAACTATTGACGGTACTCCGCTTTCTGCTGGTCAATATATATGTAAATTTAATCCAAGTGGGACTCTCATTTGGGCAAGTGCAATAGGTGGTTATGCTATAAAAATTGATGTTAACAGCACTAGTGAAGTTTATGTTGCTGGATCGTTTTCGGGAAATTCTGCTTTTGCAGGTCTTTCATCTTATAGTGGTTCCTCGGATATTTTTCTGACTAAATTAAACGCTTCCGGTGTTCAACAATGGGTAAAGCAGTGGGGAGGATCAGATTCGGACTTCTTAGGTGATATGACCTTAGATGCAAGTGGGAATGTTTATTTATGTGGTAATTTTCAAGGCACTGCGAACTTTGAGGCAGCTACTTACGTCAGTGGTGGAGCAGAAAATATTTTCTATATGAAAACAAATTCGTCTGGAACGGTAACTTGGGCTAAACATCTTTCAAGTAATGGAAGTAGTGATATGGCCCATGGTATTTTTGCCGATGCAACAGGAAATGTTTATCTAGCGCTTGAATACCGAAATACCATTCAGATTAATGGTGTTGGTTATCCTACTTATGGTTGGATGGATGCAATGATTGTAAAAACAAATTCTGCAGGGATGCCTCAATGGGCTTACCAATTTGGTGGTCAATATGATGATGCCGCCAAAGGTGTATATGCGAACGCTAGTGGAGAAGTATTTGCGGCTGGTGAATTTTCCGATGAATGGGGAGATTGGGATGTAATCCTTGATCCGTTTGCGGGTGGGTATAAAGATTTGACCGTTTTTAAGTTAAAAATGTGCACCAATCAGAATGCTCAAATTGTTCAAACTGGAAATAGTTTAAGTATCACTCCTTCTATTTCTGGAGGTGAATATATTTGGCAAACATGCGACGGTACAACCATTCAGGGCGCTACAGCATCAACATTCAATCCAAGTTCGAATGGTAGTTATCGTGTTTGGATTAATAACAATGGTTGTGTTAGCCGAACTGCTTGTAAAACTTTTACAGCTTCAACCGTAGGTTTAGAAGAAACATCTTATTCTTTTGAACTATTTCCAAATCCTACTGAAAACGAAGTTACACTTCAATTTAATGAGCAAATTACATTAAATGAATTAACGATTGTTACACTTGCTGGTCAAGTTCTAGAATCAATCCATGATTGCTCAACAAAAGAACTAACGATTAATCTATCCAAAATTTCAAATGGAACTTATCTGTTAAAAGGAAAAATCAACGGAGAAAATTTTGTTCGTCAGATTGTGAAAAAATAG
- a CDS encoding DUF4395 domain-containing protein, which translates to MMKEEVGISCPINDKQVNEIVIRTIAMQVIFIGSAALFFQNPIIAVLLAIDFGLRAFGFGQWSALRYSAQKLVTHFKLGYKATNEAPKKFAATIGFVVMSIFSILLFLKLSVLATIIGGLLLLFATLEGGFGICVGCILYQQLTRFRLV; encoded by the coding sequence ATGATGAAAGAAGAAGTAGGAATCAGTTGTCCTATCAACGACAAGCAAGTCAATGAAATTGTGATTCGTACGATTGCCATGCAAGTCATCTTTATTGGTTCGGCTGCCTTATTTTTTCAAAATCCAATCATCGCTGTTTTGTTAGCCATTGATTTTGGGCTCCGCGCATTTGGATTTGGTCAATGGTCTGCTTTGCGATACAGTGCTCAAAAATTAGTCACTCATTTCAAGTTGGGATATAAAGCAACAAACGAAGCTCCGAAAAAATTTGCGGCAACAATTGGCTTCGTGGTAATGAGCATTTTTTCAATTTTATTGTTTCTAAAACTTTCCGTTTTGGCAACTATTATTGGAGGATTATTACTGCTTTTTGCCACTTTAGAAGGAGGATTTGGGATTTGTGTTGGGTGTATACTTTACCAACAACTTACCCGTTTTCGATTGGTATAA
- a CDS encoding acyltransferase family protein, translating into MRDFKAISHFKGLNTLRFFAAFLVVIHHAESLRKDHELGHLKGIGIFENGQHAVSFFFVLSGFLITYLLLKEREVKKDISIKQFYIKRVFRIWPLYFLMVIIGAIIQPYFIEWFNIPYKMPYTFGETWYYFVFFVPGLVNLFFGSNLLEPLWSIGVEEVFYLIWAPLFKWLKKHVLKLILGVIAFKLILICLNTFVINQYTNDLVPKVLSYLIRIHQFEAMAIGGLGAYLVFNHGSKINKSVLYSIPTQLFFYSLILVFIFFGANIHSNIWYFFFENPIVSAIIPNALFLYLIIGVSVVDRNLFTLENRVFSYLGEISYGIYMFHLLILSQIIELLKGFVAGSGMVWETLFYYGVSLPLIIGICALSKRTLEAYFEKKKQKVLRRMKESNHSI; encoded by the coding sequence GTGAGAGATTTCAAAGCAATTTCTCATTTCAAAGGCTTGAATACCCTGCGATTTTTTGCTGCTTTTTTAGTAGTAATTCATCATGCTGAATCTTTGCGAAAAGACCATGAATTGGGACATTTGAAAGGAATTGGAATTTTCGAAAACGGGCAACACGCCGTGAGTTTTTTCTTCGTTTTAAGTGGTTTTTTAATCACTTATTTGTTGTTGAAAGAACGAGAAGTGAAGAAGGATATTTCGATTAAGCAATTCTATATCAAACGTGTTTTTCGTATTTGGCCTTTGTATTTTTTAATGGTGATTATCGGTGCAATCATCCAGCCTTATTTCATCGAATGGTTCAATATTCCCTATAAAATGCCCTATACTTTTGGCGAAACATGGTATTATTTCGTATTTTTTGTACCAGGATTGGTCAATTTATTTTTTGGAAGCAACTTGTTAGAGCCATTGTGGTCTATTGGAGTAGAAGAGGTTTTCTATTTGATTTGGGCGCCCTTATTCAAATGGTTGAAGAAGCACGTTTTGAAATTAATTCTTGGTGTAATTGCTTTTAAATTGATTTTAATCTGTCTCAATACATTTGTAATCAATCAGTATACCAATGATCTTGTTCCCAAAGTTTTGAGTTATCTGATTCGCATTCACCAATTTGAAGCGATGGCAATTGGAGGATTGGGTGCTTATCTGGTTTTCAATCATGGAAGTAAAATCAATAAATCTGTTCTTTACAGCATTCCAACACAACTTTTTTTCTATTCCTTGATTTTGGTTTTTATCTTTTTTGGAGCGAATATTCATTCGAATATTTGGTATTTCTTCTTTGAGAATCCAATTGTTTCAGCCATTATTCCAAATGCGTTATTCTTGTATTTAATCATCGGAGTATCGGTCGTAGATCGCAATTTATTCACACTTGAAAACCGGGTATTTTCTTACCTCGGAGAAATTTCTTACGGTATTTATATGTTCCACTTATTGATTCTTTCTCAGATTATTGAATTATTGAAAGGCTTTGTTGCAGGTTCTGGAATGGTTTGGGAAACCCTTTTCTATTATGGAGTTTCGCTTCCATTGATTATTGGAATTTGTGCGCTTTCAAAACGGACTTTGGAGGCTTACTTTGAAAAGAAGAAACAAAAAGTACTTCGACGAATGAAAGAATCGAATCATTCAATTTGA
- a CDS encoding peroxiredoxin yields the protein MMALRLGDTAPDFTAETSIGKLSLHEFLGNSWGVLFSHPADFTPVCTTELGTTAKLTNEFIARNTKVLALSVDGVASHHEWIKDINETQNTQVNFPIVADEDRKIAELYDMIHPNASATLTVRSLFIIAPDKTVKLIITYPASTGRNFQEILRVLDSLQLTANYSVATPADWKQGEDVVVVPAIKTEDIPAKFPKGFTEVKPYLRLTPQPNL from the coding sequence ATTATGGCATTAAGACTTGGCGACACAGCACCCGACTTTACCGCAGAAACAAGCATTGGAAAATTAAGCTTACATGAATTTTTAGGAAATTCTTGGGGAGTTTTGTTTTCTCATCCGGCAGATTTTACACCTGTTTGCACCACCGAATTAGGAACCACTGCAAAATTAACCAATGAGTTTATTGCTCGAAACACAAAAGTTCTTGCATTATCGGTAGATGGCGTTGCTTCGCATCACGAATGGATTAAGGATATCAATGAAACACAAAATACGCAGGTGAATTTTCCCATTGTTGCAGATGAAGATCGCAAAATTGCTGAACTGTATGACATGATTCACCCGAATGCTTCAGCGACATTAACCGTTCGTTCCTTGTTTATCATTGCACCTGATAAAACAGTCAAACTAATCATAACCTATCCAGCATCAACTGGGCGGAATTTTCAAGAGATTTTGCGCGTATTGGATTCATTACAGTTAACGGCAAATTATAGTGTCGCAACTCCAGCAGATTGGAAGCAAGGAGAAGATGTCGTTGTGGTTCCAGCAATCAAAACGGAAGATATTCCTGCAAAATTTCCGAAAGGATTTACGGAGGTGAAACCATATTTGCGTTTAACTCCTCAACCAAATCTATGA
- a CDS encoding Crp/Fnr family transcriptional regulator, with amino-acid sequence MDSKLRYFLSEFQLSEEEVNLVCGLAAGKEYKAHEVFFQADRVFDYFLFIEEGMIRSYRIVDGNDFTYSFFLPGEICVDFQSYLQGIQSNHYFETLVSTRVFRIEKKKIEALFNEYPRIERIAREMAEKAYIKAVERLKEFQTESLETRYLRLIENQEELFKAAPLQHIASYLGVKPQSLSRIRAKIVNKFY; translated from the coding sequence TTGGACTCAAAACTACGTTATTTCTTAAGTGAATTTCAGCTCTCGGAAGAAGAGGTGAATTTGGTCTGTGGACTAGCTGCAGGGAAAGAATATAAAGCCCATGAAGTTTTTTTTCAGGCAGATCGGGTGTTCGATTATTTCTTATTTATAGAAGAAGGAATGATTCGATCCTATCGAATCGTGGATGGAAATGATTTCACCTATTCCTTTTTTCTTCCAGGTGAAATTTGTGTTGATTTTCAAAGTTACCTCCAAGGGATTCAAAGTAATCATTATTTTGAAACTTTGGTTTCGACTCGTGTATTTCGGATTGAAAAGAAAAAGATAGAAGCTTTGTTTAATGAGTATCCCAGAATTGAACGGATTGCTCGGGAAATGGCTGAAAAAGCCTATATCAAGGCAGTTGAGCGATTGAAAGAATTTCAGACAGAGAGTTTGGAAACCCGTTATTTGCGTTTGATTGAAAATCAGGAAGAATTGTTCAAAGCTGCTCCTTTGCAGCACATTGCTTCCTATTTGGGAGTAAAACCTCAGAGTTTGAGCCGTATTCGGGCAAAAATCGTCAATAAGTTTTATTAG
- the infB gene encoding translation initiation factor IF-2 — MSGKTQRLGKAAGELNVGVTTIVEFLASKGKAIDSNPNTKLDPEQYDMLRTQFAADQNLKEQSKMTVVKREKRETITLRDIKDDSKSNEDDENFDDSVSEQPKAQPVVTPKVETPKVEEKVEVIPTPTPEPVVEVTPVVEKPVEEKPKVVVEEPVAQPTNDGGIQVIGRIDLDKLNTKTRPDKRKKEDGPIDKSDYPKPVVAPVVPVKEEVKAKETPAAPEAPKEIETIRVDRTKLSGPTVLGKIELPVEKPKSVGSSRPGDDRKKRKRIKKDGPATPGQAGGNNQNRPGGGPGQGGGNRPGGQGGFNRGPGNNFRKGPVTDKPAASEQDIQKEVKDTLARLSSQGGKSKASKNRRAKRDDRAQRREIEQLEAEMQEKILKLTEFVTVSELASMMNVSPTQVISACMSLGIFASINQRLDAETIQIVAEEFGFETEFVSADVQEAIPEVEDKEEDLIDRPPIITVMGHVDHGKTSLLDKIRNANVTAGEAGGITQHIGAYSVTLKDNRKMTFLDTPGHEAFTAMRARGAQVTDVAIIIVAADDDVMPQTKEAISHAQAANVPMVFAINKIDKPGANPDKIREQLSAMNILVEEWGGKYQCQEISAKQNLNIDDLLDKVLLEAEILHLRANPNKNAVGTVIESSLDKGKGYVTNMLVHAGTMKIGDIVLVGRNYGRVRAMHDEHGVALKEAGPSQPVSVLGINGAPSAGDTFHIMDDEREAKTIATKREQLYREQGLRTNKHITLDEIGRRLAIGDFKELNLIVKGDVDGSIEALSDSLLRLSTEEIQVNIVHKGVGAITEADVNLASASDAIVIGFQVRPSVAARKLAEQEQIDIRLYSVIYKAIDELKAAMEGMLSPDIEEKVLGTAEIRETFDITKVGTIAGCYVTDGLIKRTSKIRVIRDGIVIHTGVLGSLKRFKDDVKEVKNNYECGLNIDKFNDIKIGDLVEAYEEVEVARKLA; from the coding sequence ATGTCTGGTAAAACACAGCGTTTAGGAAAAGCAGCAGGAGAGTTGAATGTAGGAGTCACTACGATTGTCGAGTTTTTGGCATCGAAGGGGAAAGCTATTGACTCCAATCCAAATACGAAGTTGGATCCGGAGCAGTATGACATGTTGCGCACTCAATTTGCCGCAGACCAAAATTTAAAGGAGCAATCCAAAATGACGGTGGTTAAAAGAGAAAAGCGTGAGACGATTACCCTACGCGACATCAAAGATGACTCTAAGTCTAATGAGGACGATGAGAATTTTGATGACTCCGTGTCTGAACAACCAAAAGCACAGCCTGTTGTTACTCCAAAAGTTGAAACTCCAAAGGTAGAAGAGAAAGTAGAAGTTATTCCTACGCCAACTCCTGAGCCAGTAGTGGAGGTTACACCTGTTGTTGAGAAACCAGTGGAAGAGAAACCAAAAGTAGTGGTGGAAGAGCCCGTAGCTCAACCTACGAATGATGGTGGAATTCAGGTAATTGGTAGAATCGACTTAGATAAGTTGAATACCAAAACAAGACCGGATAAACGCAAGAAAGAAGATGGACCAATTGATAAAAGCGATTATCCAAAACCAGTTGTTGCGCCAGTCGTTCCTGTAAAAGAGGAAGTAAAAGCGAAGGAAACACCAGCTGCTCCTGAAGCTCCAAAAGAAATAGAAACAATTCGTGTTGATCGCACAAAATTATCTGGACCAACGGTTCTTGGTAAAATTGAATTACCTGTTGAAAAACCAAAATCTGTTGGTTCTTCTCGCCCAGGTGACGACCGTAAGAAAAGAAAACGCATTAAGAAGGATGGTCCTGCAACTCCAGGACAAGCAGGTGGAAACAACCAAAACCGTCCAGGTGGAGGTCCAGGTCAAGGCGGTGGAAATCGTCCTGGCGGACAAGGTGGTTTCAACCGTGGACCAGGAAATAACTTCAGAAAAGGGCCAGTTACGGATAAGCCGGCAGCTTCTGAACAAGATATCCAAAAAGAAGTAAAAGATACATTGGCTCGTTTATCTTCTCAAGGAGGTAAGTCGAAAGCTTCTAAGAATCGTCGTGCAAAACGAGATGATCGTGCGCAACGTCGTGAAATAGAACAACTAGAGGCTGAAATGCAAGAGAAAATCTTGAAATTAACCGAATTCGTAACTGTTTCCGAGTTAGCGTCAATGATGAATGTTTCCCCAACACAAGTTATTTCGGCTTGTATGTCATTGGGAATTTTTGCTTCAATCAACCAACGTTTGGATGCTGAAACGATTCAAATCGTTGCGGAAGAATTTGGATTTGAAACAGAATTCGTTTCTGCAGATGTTCAGGAAGCAATTCCAGAAGTAGAAGATAAAGAGGAAGACTTAATTGATCGTCCACCAATCATTACGGTGATGGGTCACGTCGATCATGGTAAAACATCCTTGTTAGATAAAATCCGTAATGCAAACGTAACCGCGGGTGAAGCTGGTGGAATTACACAGCATATCGGTGCATATTCAGTTACTTTGAAAGACAATCGCAAGATGACTTTCTTAGATACTCCGGGTCACGAAGCCTTTACAGCGATGCGTGCTCGTGGTGCTCAAGTAACGGATGTTGCTATTATTATCGTTGCTGCAGATGATGACGTGATGCCTCAAACAAAAGAAGCAATCTCGCATGCTCAAGCTGCAAACGTACCAATGGTATTTGCAATCAATAAAATTGATAAACCGGGTGCAAACCCAGATAAAATACGCGAACAACTTTCTGCTATGAATATCTTAGTAGAAGAATGGGGTGGAAAATACCAATGTCAAGAGATTTCTGCAAAACAGAATTTGAATATTGACGACTTGTTGGATAAAGTATTGTTAGAAGCAGAAATTTTGCACCTACGTGCTAATCCAAACAAGAATGCAGTTGGTACTGTAATTGAATCTTCTTTGGATAAAGGAAAAGGATATGTTACAAACATGTTGGTTCATGCTGGAACAATGAAAATTGGTGATATTGTATTGGTGGGACGTAACTACGGTCGTGTTCGTGCAATGCATGATGAACATGGAGTTGCTTTGAAAGAAGCAGGACCATCTCAACCAGTTTCTGTTTTAGGAATCAATGGTGCGCCATCTGCAGGAGATACATTCCACATTATGGATGACGAACGCGAAGCGAAAACAATTGCTACCAAACGTGAGCAGTTATACCGTGAGCAAGGTCTTCGTACAAACAAACACATTACTTTGGATGAGATCGGTCGTCGTTTGGCTATCGGAGATTTCAAAGAGTTGAACTTGATTGTGAAAGGTGACGTGGATGGATCTATTGAAGCATTATCAGATTCCTTGTTGAGACTTTCTACGGAAGAAATTCAAGTGAATATCGTTCACAAAGGAGTTGGAGCAATTACCGAAGCCGATGTAAACTTAGCTTCTGCATCTGATGCAATCGTGATTGGATTCCAGGTTAGACCTTCAGTTGCTGCACGTAAATTGGCAGAACAAGAACAAATCGATATCCGATTGTATTCTGTAATCTACAAAGCAATCGATGAGTTGAAAGCTGCAATGGAAGGAATGTTATCTCCAGATATCGAAGAGAAGGTATTGGGTACGGCAGAAATTCGCGAAACGTTCGACATTACGAAAGTGGGTACGATTGCAGGATGTTATGTAACAGATGGTCTCATCAAACGGACGTCTAAAATCCGTGTTATTCGTGATGGAATTGTCATTCACACAGGTGTTCTTGGATCATTGAAACGATTCAAAGACGATGTGAAAGAAGTGAAAAACAATTACGAATGTGGTTTGAACATCGATAAATTCAACGATATCAAAATTGGCGATTTAGTTGAAGCATACGAAGAAGTAGAAGTTGCTAGAAAATTAGCATAA
- a CDS encoding LETM1 domain-containing protein, whose product MIAPGSKGWIAKYLQLIESGELSIDLKKPTDLTRAEFNHYTLSLTGIIFGYPSKLLFGKEWDTSKWTHDEQLTVLLFESLLFTHYNIQGKAKLDSTEFLNDLNVFYKKHRVQSLSSVLTFFLKESASERIERILEKRTDVPKNLTSTKSWMSYFNNSFIYLDVILFEDFLRNKKVQTLDYQKLALLALGIITISANSDGQIQEHEKNLFTTFLLSADLDSDEKELAKLRFKQGISLNELSSDMVDSWNFKRYLLDLSVLTMHMNQSSSESDHETLLALKEWMHSSERDLDEAIYCTDQFLLENNQRVSYLNDTNSMELMLDSVSKRWIKILGRNKDKLAQEIKQSKELVFLIRKSASEELSKEEKEKVKTQFMDIVKSMPALAIFLLPGGALLLLIVLKIIPNLVPSAFKDNELEE is encoded by the coding sequence ATGATTGCTCCAGGTTCGAAAGGATGGATTGCTAAGTACTTACAGCTGATAGAATCAGGTGAATTATCTATTGACTTGAAGAAGCCAACGGATTTAACACGAGCAGAATTCAATCATTACACCCTTTCACTTACTGGAATTATCTTTGGCTATCCGTCTAAATTATTGTTTGGAAAAGAGTGGGATACTTCCAAATGGACACACGATGAGCAACTGACCGTTTTGTTATTTGAATCACTTTTGTTTACGCATTATAATATTCAAGGAAAAGCAAAACTCGATTCAACTGAATTTTTGAATGATTTGAATGTTTTTTACAAGAAACACCGCGTTCAATCTCTGTCTTCTGTACTTACTTTTTTCTTGAAAGAGAGTGCTTCTGAAAGAATTGAGCGAATTCTAGAAAAGCGTACAGATGTTCCGAAAAACCTCACCAGCACAAAGTCATGGATGAGTTATTTCAATAATTCGTTCATTTATTTGGATGTTATTCTATTTGAAGATTTCCTAAGAAATAAAAAAGTGCAAACGCTCGATTATCAGAAGTTAGCGCTTTTGGCACTTGGAATAATTACAATTTCTGCCAATTCGGATGGTCAGATTCAAGAGCATGAAAAGAATTTATTCACCACTTTTTTACTTTCAGCGGATTTAGATTCTGATGAAAAAGAATTGGCAAAATTGCGTTTTAAGCAAGGAATAAGTTTGAATGAGCTGAGTTCAGATATGGTTGATTCCTGGAATTTTAAGCGTTATTTATTGGATCTTTCTGTTCTGACAATGCACATGAATCAAAGCTCTAGTGAATCGGATCATGAGACTTTATTGGCTTTAAAAGAATGGATGCATTCTTCGGAACGTGACTTGGACGAAGCAATTTATTGTACGGATCAGTTCTTATTGGAAAATAACCAGCGAGTTTCTTACCTGAATGATACAAACTCTATGGAATTGATGCTTGATTCAGTTTCGAAACGCTGGATTAAGATCTTAGGAAGAAATAAAGATAAATTGGCGCAAGAAATTAAGCAGAGTAAAGAGTTGGTTTTCTTGATTCGCAAATCTGCTTCCGAAGAACTTTCCAAAGAAGAAAAGGAAAAAGTGAAAACACAATTTATGGACATTGTGAAATCGATGCCAGCTTTAGCTATTTTTCTATTACCTGGTGGAGCGTTACTTTTACTGATTGTTTTGAAGATTATCCCCAATTTGGTGCCATCTGCATTTAAAGATAATGAGTTAGAAGAGTGA